A genome region from Terriglobia bacterium includes the following:
- a CDS encoding type II secretion system GspH family protein yields MIRLASVVPSDERFSVRCRISAESGFSLVEFLLSSLILVIIAGAVFDLLGRTQRTASYQTEVQAVIESTRIAMETVERTISQAGNDPLHAGLPGIIITSATEVRVCSDLTGSAAGQPDKGDPDGDTADANEDLTIRYNAGTRTIELVNGGVAQPVASNISAFSMEYFDATGAATNIGDDVRRIRVNMTGRSAVADPQTGQVFSMELSGDIKLRNR; encoded by the coding sequence ATGATAAGACTTGCGAGTGTCGTGCCGTCAGACGAGCGATTTTCCGTGCGTTGCAGGATCAGCGCCGAGTCAGGCTTCAGCCTTGTCGAATTCCTGCTTTCATCCCTCATTCTGGTGATCATCGCCGGAGCAGTCTTCGATTTGCTCGGGCGGACGCAGCGCACCGCCAGCTATCAGACCGAAGTGCAAGCGGTAATCGAGAGCACACGCATCGCCATGGAGACGGTGGAACGAACCATCTCGCAGGCAGGGAACGACCCGCTTCATGCAGGTCTCCCGGGCATCATCATTACGAGCGCGACCGAGGTGCGCGTCTGTTCGGATCTGACAGGATCGGCGGCAGGCCAACCGGACAAGGGAGATCCCGATGGTGATACGGCGGACGCCAACGAAGACCTGACGATCCGCTACAACGCGGGCACCCGCACTATCGAACTCGTGAACGGAGGCGTCGCCCAGCCTGTGGCCAGTAACATCTCGGCTTTCTCAATGGAGTATTTCGACGCGACCGGGGCCGCCACCAATATCGGCGACGACGTGCGCAGAATCCGGGTCAACATGACCGGGCGGAGCGCCGTTGCCGATCCGCAGACCGGACAGGTCTTCAGCATGGAATTGAGCGGCGATATCAAACTGCGCAACCGGTGA
- a CDS encoding NUDIX hydrolase has protein sequence MLAWFAHFIERHPLLHRAALGIWKRFPPRVAGFLRGLLTTNWAVGAVAMLLDTEAEPPEVLLVQHSYRSQGAWGLPGGSLESSLKSPLAPRPEEGNDDVLESTLRREVYEELGIEIDILRLIHTDAVPYVPEEPGPYRLDFYYQCAPKIGFDALRKNLISGTIVPLSPEIKSIRLVPLNRLHEYDLYSCDARLHSRHLPKLGPALQPVGH, from the coding sequence ATGCTTGCATGGTTTGCTCACTTCATTGAGCGACATCCTCTGCTGCATCGTGCCGCACTTGGTATCTGGAAGAGGTTCCCGCCGAGAGTTGCCGGATTCCTCAGAGGGCTGCTCACAACCAATTGGGCAGTGGGCGCCGTCGCCATGCTCCTTGACACGGAAGCCGAGCCACCGGAAGTCCTGCTTGTGCAACACAGCTACCGCTCCCAGGGCGCGTGGGGTTTGCCTGGAGGATCTCTCGAATCCAGCCTCAAGAGTCCGCTCGCTCCGAGGCCTGAGGAAGGCAACGACGATGTTCTCGAATCAACTCTTCGTCGCGAAGTCTACGAAGAACTCGGCATCGAGATTGATATTCTCCGGCTGATTCACACTGATGCGGTGCCGTATGTACCGGAGGAACCCGGGCCGTATCGATTGGATTTCTACTACCAGTGCGCGCCCAAAATTGGGTTCGATGCGCTCCGGAAAAACCTGATTTCAGGCACGATTGTACCCCTCTCGCCCGAGATCAAGAGCATACGCCTCGTCCCCTTGAACCGCCTGCATGAGTACGATCTCTATTCCTGTGATGCCCGACTTCATTCCCGCCATCTGCCCAAGCTTGGGCCTGCGTTGCAGCCTGTCGGACATTGA